A stretch of DNA from Macrotis lagotis isolate mMagLag1 chromosome X, bilby.v1.9.chrom.fasta, whole genome shotgun sequence:
AGCTTTCAGGTTTATGACAGCCTTTTTCTCACAACTCAGTGAgcttgagttttattttttaagggttCTGTATGAAACCCTTTCTAGAACTCCTTATGGTTAATAGCTTCTAACATTATGTTCAAATTATTTGTATCTGTCTCGTTTGTCTGTAATTTGGCCAGATCTCAGAAGAGCaagagctccttgaggtcagagactgttTTTTGCCTCCCTGCCATTtagcttattaaatgcttgtcgACTccgcttcattttacagatgaaggcaAAATGAGTGAGGATTagagatgacttgtccaaggtcacagaggaaagaagaatgtttttaaatacataaaataatatacataagaTTTCAAAGACTAACAAttctaatgaaataattttcaagatACATATTTTTTGAGAATTCATAGACCTCGGGTTAAGAACTtctagattagatgatcttttcCAACTCCAAATTCTCTCATCCTCAATTACTTAAAAACTTTGActctccatttcccatttttaaaatgtggattAATAATATGTGCATGAATGACCTCATGCTGCTATTGTGAAGGAAATGTTTtctaaatcttaaagtgttatgtAAATATGAGTTGTGCATCTGATAATATATAATTACTACTATGGAAAAAAGAACTTGCTTCCCTGGTCAGGATAAAATTATCAGTTTGAGCAGCAGAAGAAATTAATGGGGCTGTACAACCCCTAAGGagtattactttttcttttaattctccaGGATATCTATCCTCCCTGGGATGGAGCAAGGAGCTGAGCCATGGGACCAAGATCTTCAAGGCTCAGAGGAGAGGGAGCTCCTCAGAAGCAACCAAACAGGTGAAGGTAACATGGCATCAACTATTTGTCAAATATTCACAAAACTGTATATGACTAGGCCCCTCCCTTAATTGGTTTCCAGTCCACTTAAGATGGGAAATGCCAAAAAAATAACCCCTAACCCCTTATCTTAACACTGAAATACTAATGTAATGTCTCATTGTATCATAAGGGTTGTGGAAAGCAATGCTGATGGAGCACCAGCTCCACACAGGTCCTTAGGAACCAGAAATGTTTCACCATGGCATGTAATAGCTATTAAGGAAAGTGCCTTATAGACCTTAAAGTGTTAAATAGGCATGTAATATTACTGTCAGTTATTAAATATCAGCCTGGTGACATAGATATAGAGCTGCTATAAGACAACCATATAAGAGAAATTCATCACCAGAGACTGGCTACCAGATGATGGATTTTTTTCAGCTCTAACAATTGAAGACTATTTACTAAGGTGTAGCAAGGGAGATTGTGATCTGCCTCAGTGGAGGgtacccatacacacacacacacacacacaaaattctgAAGTTTAAATACTGCAGAAGGTCAGAGTATGGAAAGATTCCTTCTTGTTTTTCCAGTCAAGGAAGGATTCTTAGAGAAGATGCGTATGCAGCAATTGGGCTTGAAGGCTAAGGGGCAGGTCTGcaatttcccctttctcttgaCAGGTATGGGAGGTGAGAATGAAGCTCACCCTCAGCACGATGGCCTGGATTTTGAGGTTGACCCTCAACAGGTATCTGGCCTGGGTTTCAAGGAAACTCGAGATGTGGCTTCAGGCCAGGATAATGGAAATAGCGTTATCAAATTAGAACCTGAGGGGACCTGGGAAGAAATATGGGCAAGTGCAGGTCACGGGAAACCCCGTTCTCAAGTTCCCGGACTTCTTTCAGAAACACGGAGGGCCCAGGTTGGGGAGAGGGCACCTGTATGCGGTGAATGTGGGAAAAGCTTCCGGCAAATGTCAGACCTAGTGAAACACCAGCGCACACATACTGGGGAGAAGCCTTACAAGTGTGGGGTGTGTGGTAAGGGTTTTGGGGATAGCTCCGCACGCATCAAGCACCAGCGAACACACAGTGGTGAAAAGCCGTACCGGCCCCGCCCGCAAGCCCCAGGTCCCCCTAGGACTCCGAGACCTCGGATTCCTGCTGGCGAGCGCCCCACCATTTGTGGTGAATGTGGCAAGAGCTTCCGGCAGAGCTCAGACCTGGTGAAACATCAACGTACACACACAGGTGAGAAGCCATACAAATGCGCTGTCTGTGGCAAGGGCTTTGGGGACAGTTCAGCCCGCATTAAGCACCAGCGGACACACAGGGGTGATCGACCTCCACGCACAGTCGCTTCCCGGCGAGTGGCCCGGGCTGCTTCCTCCATCCCACAGGGTTCATCAGCTGGACCCAGGGACAAACCCCACATGTGTCCTGAGTGTGGGAAGCGTTTTGTGTTGAGCTGCAGCCTCCTGAGCCACCAGCGCAGCCACTTGGGGCCAAAACCATTTGGATGTGATGTCTGTGGAAAGGAATTTGCCCGTGGATCAGACCTCGTAAAGCACTTGCGTGTACACACAGGTGAAAAGCCCTACCTGTGCCCTGAGTGTGGCAAGGGTTTTGCTGACAGTTCAGCCCGCGTCAAACACCTTCGCACACACAGTGGTGAGCGGCCTCACGGTTGCCCCGAGTGTGGCCGAACCTTTAGCCTGGGCTCTACGCTCCTGCGACATCGCCTCACCCATCTGGAACCACAGGCCTTTGGGTTTCATGGGTACCCTTTGGCTCCCCACAGCCCCAGCCCACCCACCAGCTCAAGTCCTCCACCAATTCCTCATGGCCCCAGTCCCCCACTTGTCCCACGTAGTCCTCCCCATCCTGGGGAAGGCCCTTTTGGCCTCCCTGGTCTAGAGCCAGAGCCGGAGGGCCCCCAGGTTGGAGAACCACCCCCTCCAGCAGTGGACAAGCCTCATAAATGTCCCGAGTGTGGGAAAGGTTTCCGGCGAGGTTCAGACCTGGTAAAGCACCATCGTGTGCACACAGGTGAAAAGCCCTACCTATGCCCTGAGTGTGGGAAAGGCTTTGCTGACAGCTCAGCCCGTGTTAAGCACCTGCGTACCCACCGTGGTGAACGGGCTCGTCCACCGGCACCAACCCCCCCAGCGGCCCTCCTCTGTCCCCACAACCCTCCCGGCCCAGCGGCCCCCACTCCTCGTCCTCGGGGGAGGCCTCCTGGCACAAGCCGGACTCATACCTGTGGCTACTGTGGGAAAGAATTCCCTCGAAGCTCAGACCTGGTGAAGCATCGGCGTACCCACACAGGCGAGAAACCCTACAAGTGTGCAGAGTGCGGCAAGGGCTTTGGGGACAGCTCGGCCCGAATCAAGCACCAGCGTGGGCACCTGACACTACGGCCCTATGGAGCAGGGCCCAGAGCCCAGCCCCCCAAAGTGGAGCTGGAACCTGGACTAGAGTGATAGAGCCAGAGATGGATCCaaaagggggatgggggtggggatcTGCTGTTGTCTGTGATGGGGAAAGAAGAGGCAGGAAGCAGAGAGCCAGAGAAGAGGAGATCAGGGAGTGTAGGGCTTCTCAAACCCCAGGTTCCCCGATTCCTCACTGGTGACATCAGAGCTCCTGATACACTGCCATGGGAGAACCGGTATGGGTCCTGTCTTCCTTGCCAGCTAGGCTTTAACTGATAATTCAGGGCTTTTCCTCTAAACCATTAGCTGGGGGCAGAGTTAGGATAGTGTTCCAATGAAGCCAGACCAGTCCTGGTTGGGCCAGTAAACTTGGGCCACCCCCCCAACCAGCCACCTTCCACAACCTCTTGACCTTACATGAAAGGGGATCTGACTAGATCGGGATATAGTTCTGCCAGTCTACCGAGTGGTCCTGCGGCTGATAGGTCTCTAGAGTCATTTCTACATACATGTTGAAGGACAGCAGAAATGTCCGGTCCCCAGGAAGGAAGAAGGGTTCGGGTACACCGACACCAGAGGAGAGGCCTCGCAATGTGAATGAAGTGTAAAGGAgacctttccccccttccccacccctttactgccctctccccccaaaaaagaggcTAGGTAGGCAATAAGGATTTTATCTCTGGGATCTCTGTTGATACTATCTCATCTCCAATAAACTGTCTCTTGTCTTGAAATTGTGTGGCTTTTATACAGGGcttgaggggaaggggaagattcTGGAAACAATACGAATCCTCTGACTTGGACACTACAGAaagtgcggggggggggggggtacaatgCGTCTGCCTGGTCTGCAGTAGCATTCCCATTCCCATTCTGTGGAAGTCAGCTTGGAGACACGGTGAAGGCATTCATTCGCCAAGGGCTGGAGTTTCAAGGTAGGGGATTGGGATACAAAAACGAAATGAAAATCATTGCCCAGAAGTTCCTGCGCTGCTAGAAGCTGCATTTGCCCGGGGCAGTGGCCCCGCTCCTCCCAGCCGCCCCCATTCTAGGTTCCTCTCTCACTTAATTTGACGGCTGGGCGGCTTCCTGCCTGCAGCTCTCCCCGTGCTTTCGGCCGCGGGCCGCAGCGTGGGGCCGGCCTCCGCCCGGGCAGCATGGGGCTCACTGGGCTCTGCCCGCCCGGCTCGGTGCCCGGCCGCGCCGGCAGCTCCTCACCCCGGGGGGCCCCGGAGACCCGCCCAGAGCTAGCGGCGCGCGGCACGGCGGACCCCGGGGCCGGCGCCCTCCTGCCCGGCGGGGATCCGGGGGCGCtcggaagggaagggaatgaacGCCCTGCATCAGAAGCCCCCGCCGGGGAGGCCCGAACTCGGGACCGCCAAACCCTCGGCCGCCGCCCGCACGTTGCTCGTCTCGCTCCGGCCCGCGGCCCCCGCTCCGGCCGGGGCCCGGGTCGGCCAGTGGCGTCCCAGAGCCCAGGCAGACCAGGCGCGCTGCCGGGGGTAAAGCAGGGACTACGTCCCCCAGAGTGCCTGGCGCACTTCCGGTTTCTGGCCGGAGCCAGGGTGAGGATGACCAAGGGTCAGTCTCCGCATCTTAGCAGGTCTCCTGCTTTTCCTGCACCTTGAAAGTCAGAAACCCAAGCAGAGAGGCGGAATAGGGAGAAGAGAATTCTTATCCCAGCTCAAGTAATAAGAGCTAGCCTTTACAGAGCACCCGCCATGTGCCGGCCTACGACTCTGGGAGGCAGGCGCTATTATCCCCACCtgacaatgaggaaattgagacagaggtttatttttttatttttatcttttttaggtttttgcaaggcatatggggttaagtggcttgcccaaggccgcacagctaggtcattattaagtgtctgaagtcagatttgaacccaggtactcctgaccccagggcggGTGCTCCATCCACTAGGCCCCCTAGccggtgatttgcccaaggtcatagctaATTAAATGTATGAGATCGAATTCGAaccccagtcttcctgattccatgctcAATGTTATTCATTGCAACACCTAATTGCCCcgctctgggccttagttttcttTCCAAAGTGAGAAGGTTATATCAAAATACAGTTCTAGTCCTGAGATTCTGTGATGCTGTAGATAAAGCCTTTCTGGAAATGTCAGACTGCCTTGGGGTGGAGACCCAGGCTAGAACCAAACCTGGCCCTGTTTATTGGCTTCTGCCACTCAATCTAATGAAACTCCCAACCCTGAATCTGAAAAAAAGTCAGTAGGCTAAGGATGTTTGTAGAGTTCAATtagactcttttaaaaaaatattttctttgttttttccaactacatgcaatggtagtttttagccagtcatttttcattacaaggttttgagttttacaatttttctccttgccccccccagaaagcaatttgatataaactttatatttataaccTTACTAAACATAGGTCAATACTGAACATGTTGAaagagaagaatcatatccaaacgaaggaagaaaacattagaaaaaagagataatacataagaccatttttttttttaggtttttgcaaggcaaacagggttaagtggcttgcccaaggccacacagctaggtaattattaagtgcctgagaccagatttaaacccaggtactcctgactccagggccagtgctttatccactacaccacctaaccacaccataagacaattttttaaaattgaagataagttatggtctgcattcaaacactattttgagcttatcttggtatggggcaTGAGATATTGTCTGCCtaatttctgtcatactatcttctagttttcctagcagtttttatcaaagaatgagtttttatcccagaa
This window harbors:
- the ZNF48 gene encoding zinc finger protein 48 isoform X1, encoding MEQGAEPWDQDLQGSEERELLRSNQTGEGMGGENEAHPQHDGLDFEVDPQQVSGLGFKETRDVASGQDNGNSVIKLEPEGTWEEIWASAGHGKPRSQVPGLLSETRRAQVGERAPVCGECGKSFRQMSDLVKHQRTHTGEKPYKCGVCGKGFGDSSARIKHQRTHSGEKPYRPRPQAPGPPRTPRPRIPAGERPTICGECGKSFRQSSDLVKHQRTHTGEKPYKCAVCGKGFGDSSARIKHQRTHRGDRPPRTVASRRVARAASSIPQGSSAGPRDKPHMCPECGKRFVLSCSLLSHQRSHLGPKPFGCDVCGKEFARGSDLVKHLRVHTGEKPYLCPECGKGFADSSARVKHLRTHSGERPHGCPECGRTFSLGSTLLRHRLTHLEPQAFGFHGYPLAPHSPSPPTSSSPPPIPHGPSPPLVPRSPPHPGEGPFGLPGLEPEPEGPQVGEPPPPAVDKPHKCPECGKGFRRGSDLVKHHRVHTGEKPYLCPECGKGFADSSARVKHLRTHRGERARPPAPTPPAALLCPHNPPGPAAPTPRPRGRPPGTSRTHTCGYCGKEFPRSSDLVKHRRTHTGEKPYKCAECGKGFGDSSARIKHQRGHLTLRPYGAGPRAQPPKVELEPGLE
- the ZNF48 gene encoding zinc finger protein 48 isoform X2, producing the protein MEQGAEPWDQDLQGSEERELLRSNQTGMGGENEAHPQHDGLDFEVDPQQVSGLGFKETRDVASGQDNGNSVIKLEPEGTWEEIWASAGHGKPRSQVPGLLSETRRAQVGERAPVCGECGKSFRQMSDLVKHQRTHTGEKPYKCGVCGKGFGDSSARIKHQRTHSGEKPYRPRPQAPGPPRTPRPRIPAGERPTICGECGKSFRQSSDLVKHQRTHTGEKPYKCAVCGKGFGDSSARIKHQRTHRGDRPPRTVASRRVARAASSIPQGSSAGPRDKPHMCPECGKRFVLSCSLLSHQRSHLGPKPFGCDVCGKEFARGSDLVKHLRVHTGEKPYLCPECGKGFADSSARVKHLRTHSGERPHGCPECGRTFSLGSTLLRHRLTHLEPQAFGFHGYPLAPHSPSPPTSSSPPPIPHGPSPPLVPRSPPHPGEGPFGLPGLEPEPEGPQVGEPPPPAVDKPHKCPECGKGFRRGSDLVKHHRVHTGEKPYLCPECGKGFADSSARVKHLRTHRGERARPPAPTPPAALLCPHNPPGPAAPTPRPRGRPPGTSRTHTCGYCGKEFPRSSDLVKHRRTHTGEKPYKCAECGKGFGDSSARIKHQRGHLTLRPYGAGPRAQPPKVELEPGLE